From the Musa acuminata AAA Group cultivar baxijiao chromosome BXJ3-7, Cavendish_Baxijiao_AAA, whole genome shotgun sequence genome, one window contains:
- the LOC135642360 gene encoding transcription factor bHLH68-like isoform X1: MNRGVFRSSLVQQQMMEGSPNCWSTNNMKPPPELPFPLLPASSSPSVFPQNPQPSDTEISPWQDSHDLLESWCQLLLSSRGGLVGEEEKYGWTPFQTKKMMSSDDPRDEVLFPSATAHIADMKQEYSGSGYVHSHGNEGIQVSRSAWGQILPASSPRSCITTSFSTNILDFSNMARRQPDNSSECNSTETAPNKKARVQGSFSPKSTLKVRKEKLGDRITALHQLVSPFGKTDTASVLQEAIGYIRFLQSQIEALSSPYLQGSASGNMRQPARGNTSCSLSEDPAQFSDGGGMKRSGPQDQERCEEPKKDLRSRGLCLVPVSFTMHVGSDNGADFWAPALGGGF; the protein is encoded by the exons ATGAATAGAGGAGTGTTTCGGAGCTCTCTGGTGCAGCAGCAGATGATGGAGGGAAGTCCAAACTGCTGGAGCACGAACAATATGAAGCCACCTCCTGAGCTACCCTTTCCTCTACTGCCTGCCTCTTCTTCCCCTTCGGTCTTCCCGCAGAACCCACAGCCTTCCGATACCGAGATCTCACCTTGGCAAGATAGCCATGACTTGTTGGAGTCATGGTGCCAGCTATTGtt ATCTTCCAGGGGAGGACTtgtgggagaagaagagaagtatgGTTGGACTCCTTTCCAGACCAAGAAGATGATGAGTAGTGATGACCCGCGTGATGAGGTACTGTTCCCCTCAGCTACTGCGCATATAGCTGACATGAAGCAGGAGTACTCTGGAAGTGGATATGTGCATAGCCATGGGAACGAAGGGATCCAGGTCTCTAGATCTGCATGGGGTCAAATCCTACCGGCTTCATCTCCAAGATCCTGTATCACAACCAGTTTCAGCACTAACATATTGGACTTCTCGAACATGGCACGTCGCCAACCAGACAATTCGTCGGAG TGCAACAGCACAGAAACTGCTCCAAACAAGAAGGCTAGGGTTCAGGGATCTTTTTCTCCAAAATCTACTCTCAAG GTGAGGAAGGAGAAGTTAGGGGATCGAATAACAGCACTTCACCAGTTAGTCTCCCCCTTCGGAAAG ACTGACACTGCGTCTGTATTGCAAGAAGCCATTGGCTACATCAGATTCCTCCAGAGTCAAATTGAG GCTCTCAGCTCGCCGTACCTGCAAGGCAGTGCATCAGGCAACATGAGGCAGCCT GCACGAGGAAACACGAGCTGCTCATTATCTGAAGACCCTGCTCAG TTCTCGGATGGAGGTGGGATGAAGAGAAGCGGGCCACAAGATCAG GAGCGCTGCGAGGAGCCGAAGAAGGACCTCAGGAGTCGAGGGTTGTGCCTGGTGCCGGTCTCCTTCACCATGCACGTTGGGAGTGACAACGGCGCTGATTTCTGGGCTCCGGCTCTCGGCGGAGGCTTCTGA
- the LOC135642360 gene encoding transcription factor bHLH68-like isoform X2 → MNRGVFRSSLVQQQMMEGSPNCWSTNNMKPPPELPFPLLPASSSPSVFPQNPQPSDTEISPWQDSHDLLESWCQLLSSRGGLVGEEEKYGWTPFQTKKMMSSDDPRDEVLFPSATAHIADMKQEYSGSGYVHSHGNEGIQVSRSAWGQILPASSPRSCITTSFSTNILDFSNMARRQPDNSSECNSTETAPNKKARVQGSFSPKSTLKVRKEKLGDRITALHQLVSPFGKTDTASVLQEAIGYIRFLQSQIEALSSPYLQGSASGNMRQPARGNTSCSLSEDPAQFSDGGGMKRSGPQDQERCEEPKKDLRSRGLCLVPVSFTMHVGSDNGADFWAPALGGGF, encoded by the exons ATGAATAGAGGAGTGTTTCGGAGCTCTCTGGTGCAGCAGCAGATGATGGAGGGAAGTCCAAACTGCTGGAGCACGAACAATATGAAGCCACCTCCTGAGCTACCCTTTCCTCTACTGCCTGCCTCTTCTTCCCCTTCGGTCTTCCCGCAGAACCCACAGCCTTCCGATACCGAGATCTCACCTTGGCAAGATAGCCATGACTTGTTGGAGTCATGGTGCCAGCTATT ATCTTCCAGGGGAGGACTtgtgggagaagaagagaagtatgGTTGGACTCCTTTCCAGACCAAGAAGATGATGAGTAGTGATGACCCGCGTGATGAGGTACTGTTCCCCTCAGCTACTGCGCATATAGCTGACATGAAGCAGGAGTACTCTGGAAGTGGATATGTGCATAGCCATGGGAACGAAGGGATCCAGGTCTCTAGATCTGCATGGGGTCAAATCCTACCGGCTTCATCTCCAAGATCCTGTATCACAACCAGTTTCAGCACTAACATATTGGACTTCTCGAACATGGCACGTCGCCAACCAGACAATTCGTCGGAG TGCAACAGCACAGAAACTGCTCCAAACAAGAAGGCTAGGGTTCAGGGATCTTTTTCTCCAAAATCTACTCTCAAG GTGAGGAAGGAGAAGTTAGGGGATCGAATAACAGCACTTCACCAGTTAGTCTCCCCCTTCGGAAAG ACTGACACTGCGTCTGTATTGCAAGAAGCCATTGGCTACATCAGATTCCTCCAGAGTCAAATTGAG GCTCTCAGCTCGCCGTACCTGCAAGGCAGTGCATCAGGCAACATGAGGCAGCCT GCACGAGGAAACACGAGCTGCTCATTATCTGAAGACCCTGCTCAG TTCTCGGATGGAGGTGGGATGAAGAGAAGCGGGCCACAAGATCAG GAGCGCTGCGAGGAGCCGAAGAAGGACCTCAGGAGTCGAGGGTTGTGCCTGGTGCCGGTCTCCTTCACCATGCACGTTGGGAGTGACAACGGCGCTGATTTCTGGGCTCCGGCTCTCGGCGGAGGCTTCTGA
- the LOC135642360 gene encoding transcription factor bHLH68-like isoform X4: MNRGVFRSSLVQQQMMEGSPNCWSTNNMKPPPELPFPLLPASSSPSVFPQNPQPSDTEISPWQDSHDLLESWCQLLLSSRGGLVGEEEKYGWTPFQTKKMMSSDDPRDEVLFPSATAHIADMKQEYSGSGYVHSHGNEGIQVSRSAWGQILPASSPRSCITTSFSTNILDFSNMARRQPDNSSECNSTETAPNKKARVQGSFSPKSTLKVRKEKLGDRITALHQLVSPFGKTDTASVLQEAIGYIRFLQSQIEALSSPYLQGSASGNMRQPSKQYS; the protein is encoded by the exons ATGAATAGAGGAGTGTTTCGGAGCTCTCTGGTGCAGCAGCAGATGATGGAGGGAAGTCCAAACTGCTGGAGCACGAACAATATGAAGCCACCTCCTGAGCTACCCTTTCCTCTACTGCCTGCCTCTTCTTCCCCTTCGGTCTTCCCGCAGAACCCACAGCCTTCCGATACCGAGATCTCACCTTGGCAAGATAGCCATGACTTGTTGGAGTCATGGTGCCAGCTATTGtt ATCTTCCAGGGGAGGACTtgtgggagaagaagagaagtatgGTTGGACTCCTTTCCAGACCAAGAAGATGATGAGTAGTGATGACCCGCGTGATGAGGTACTGTTCCCCTCAGCTACTGCGCATATAGCTGACATGAAGCAGGAGTACTCTGGAAGTGGATATGTGCATAGCCATGGGAACGAAGGGATCCAGGTCTCTAGATCTGCATGGGGTCAAATCCTACCGGCTTCATCTCCAAGATCCTGTATCACAACCAGTTTCAGCACTAACATATTGGACTTCTCGAACATGGCACGTCGCCAACCAGACAATTCGTCGGAG TGCAACAGCACAGAAACTGCTCCAAACAAGAAGGCTAGGGTTCAGGGATCTTTTTCTCCAAAATCTACTCTCAAG GTGAGGAAGGAGAAGTTAGGGGATCGAATAACAGCACTTCACCAGTTAGTCTCCCCCTTCGGAAAG ACTGACACTGCGTCTGTATTGCAAGAAGCCATTGGCTACATCAGATTCCTCCAGAGTCAAATTGAG GCTCTCAGCTCGCCGTACCTGCAAGGCAGTGCATCAGGCAACATGAGGCAGCCT TCAAAGCAGTATAGCTAA
- the LOC135642360 gene encoding transcription factor bHLH68-like isoform X3: MNRGVFRSSLVQQQMMEGSPNCWSTNNMKPPPELPFPLLPASSSPSVFPQNPQPSDTEISPWQDSHDLLESWCQLLLSSRGGLVGEEEKYGWTPFQTKKMMSSDDPRDEVLFPSATAHIADMKQEYSGSGYVHSHGNEGIQVSRSAWGQILPASSPRSCITTSFSTNILDFSNMARRQPDNSSECNSTETAPNKKARVQGSFSPKSTLKVRKEKLGDRITALHQLVSPFGKTDTASVLQEAIGYIRFLQSQIEALSSPYLQGSASGNMRQPGIGYINKEKDTPPALANRSATQ, translated from the exons ATGAATAGAGGAGTGTTTCGGAGCTCTCTGGTGCAGCAGCAGATGATGGAGGGAAGTCCAAACTGCTGGAGCACGAACAATATGAAGCCACCTCCTGAGCTACCCTTTCCTCTACTGCCTGCCTCTTCTTCCCCTTCGGTCTTCCCGCAGAACCCACAGCCTTCCGATACCGAGATCTCACCTTGGCAAGATAGCCATGACTTGTTGGAGTCATGGTGCCAGCTATTGtt ATCTTCCAGGGGAGGACTtgtgggagaagaagagaagtatgGTTGGACTCCTTTCCAGACCAAGAAGATGATGAGTAGTGATGACCCGCGTGATGAGGTACTGTTCCCCTCAGCTACTGCGCATATAGCTGACATGAAGCAGGAGTACTCTGGAAGTGGATATGTGCATAGCCATGGGAACGAAGGGATCCAGGTCTCTAGATCTGCATGGGGTCAAATCCTACCGGCTTCATCTCCAAGATCCTGTATCACAACCAGTTTCAGCACTAACATATTGGACTTCTCGAACATGGCACGTCGCCAACCAGACAATTCGTCGGAG TGCAACAGCACAGAAACTGCTCCAAACAAGAAGGCTAGGGTTCAGGGATCTTTTTCTCCAAAATCTACTCTCAAG GTGAGGAAGGAGAAGTTAGGGGATCGAATAACAGCACTTCACCAGTTAGTCTCCCCCTTCGGAAAG ACTGACACTGCGTCTGTATTGCAAGAAGCCATTGGCTACATCAGATTCCTCCAGAGTCAAATTGAG GCTCTCAGCTCGCCGTACCTGCAAGGCAGTGCATCAGGCAACATGAGGCAGCCT GGAATTGGCTATATCAACAAAGAAAAAGATACTCCACCGGCATTAGCTAATCGATCAGCTACACAATAG